One region of Permianibacter fluminis genomic DNA includes:
- the trxA gene encoding thioredoxin TrxA encodes MSQNIVYLSDASFEAEVLKSDTPVLVDYWAEWCGPCRMIAPILDEISTDYAGRLKVAKLNIDENAATPPKYGIRGIPTLMLFKNGQVHATKVGALSKSQLTAFLDSNLA; translated from the coding sequence ATGAGCCAGAATATTGTCTATCTGAGCGACGCCAGCTTTGAAGCCGAAGTACTCAAGTCGGATACCCCGGTGTTGGTCGACTATTGGGCCGAATGGTGTGGCCCGTGCCGCATGATCGCGCCCATCCTGGACGAGATCTCGACCGATTACGCCGGTCGGCTCAAGGTCGCCAAGCTTAACATCGACGAGAATGCCGCGACACCGCCGAAGTATGGCATCCGCGGCATCCCGACCCTGATGCTGTTCAAGAACGGCCAGGTCCATGCGACCAAGGTCGGCGCGCTGTCCAAGTCACAGCTGACCGCCTTCCTCGACAGCAATCTGGCCTGA
- the rmuC gene encoding DNA recombination protein RmuC encodes MEFVVIAILLLLLIALVLSLRLRPPSGGADLQLALRELQQQLSRLESADSQLRSEFGLQAASQRQELAAQLESMARGQREQHGQFGQQLTNQLQTFELRLAGIQSDLNVRVDALRQTVDEKLGKTHEDARAGREEMQQALNRFRVDLTEQLKALSQSSEQKLEAVRATVQQQLTALQTDNGKKLDEMRATVDEKLQATLEKRLGDSFKLVSDRLEQVHKGLGEMQTLASGVGDLKRVLTNVKTRGTWGEVQLGALLEQILAPEQYEANVATKPRASERVEYAIKLPGRQDEGQVWLPIDAKFPIEDYQRLLDAQERADAAGVEEASKLLENRLKLEARTIREKYVAPPHTTDFAILYLPTESLYAEVLRRPGLTELLQREHRITVAGPTTLAAMLNSLQMGFKTLAIEKRSSEVWQVLGAVKTEFGKFGEVLARTKKKLQETVNTIDNAETRTRQISRKLKSVEALPAAEAASVLGDSSELDEDSLPEDEG; translated from the coding sequence ATGGAGTTCGTCGTTATCGCGATATTGCTGTTGCTGCTGATTGCCCTGGTGCTCAGCCTGCGACTGCGGCCACCGAGTGGTGGCGCCGACCTGCAATTGGCGCTGCGCGAATTGCAACAGCAACTGAGCCGGCTGGAGTCGGCCGACAGCCAACTGCGCAGCGAATTTGGCCTGCAGGCCGCCAGCCAGCGTCAGGAGTTGGCCGCCCAGCTTGAGTCGATGGCGCGTGGCCAGCGTGAGCAGCACGGCCAGTTCGGCCAGCAATTGACCAATCAGCTGCAGACTTTCGAGCTGCGTCTGGCCGGCATCCAGAGCGATTTGAATGTGCGCGTCGATGCGCTGCGCCAAACGGTCGATGAAAAACTCGGCAAGACCCACGAAGACGCCCGCGCCGGCCGCGAGGAAATGCAGCAGGCGCTGAATCGCTTCCGTGTCGATTTGACCGAGCAACTGAAAGCACTGAGCCAAAGCAGCGAGCAGAAACTGGAAGCGGTGCGCGCAACGGTGCAGCAGCAATTGACCGCGCTGCAAACCGACAATGGCAAAAAGCTCGACGAGATGCGGGCCACCGTTGACGAAAAACTGCAGGCAACGCTGGAAAAACGGCTCGGCGATTCCTTCAAACTGGTCAGCGACCGACTCGAACAAGTGCACAAAGGGCTCGGTGAGATGCAGACGCTGGCGTCCGGCGTTGGTGATCTGAAACGGGTGCTGACCAATGTCAAAACCCGCGGCACCTGGGGCGAGGTGCAGCTCGGCGCTCTGCTGGAACAGATTCTGGCGCCGGAGCAATACGAGGCCAATGTTGCCACCAAACCCCGCGCCAGCGAGCGGGTTGAATACGCCATCAAATTGCCGGGCCGGCAGGATGAGGGGCAGGTCTGGCTGCCGATCGATGCCAAGTTTCCCATCGAAGATTATCAGCGGCTGCTCGATGCCCAGGAGCGCGCCGACGCGGCCGGGGTCGAGGAGGCCAGCAAGCTGCTGGAAAACCGGCTGAAACTGGAGGCACGCACCATCCGGGAAAAATACGTCGCGCCGCCGCACACCACCGATTTTGCAATCCTGTATCTGCCGACCGAGAGCCTGTACGCCGAAGTGCTGCGTCGACCGGGCCTGACTGAACTGCTGCAGCGCGAACACCGTATCACCGTCGCCGGACCGACCACGCTGGCGGCCATGCTGAACTCACTGCAGATGGGTTTCAAAACGCTGGCGATCGAAAAGCGCTCCAGCGAAGTCTGGCAAGTGCTTGGCGCGGTCAAAACCGAGTTCGGCAAATTTGGCGAGGTGCTGGCCCGGACCAAAAAGAAATTGCAGGAAACGGTCAACACCATCGACAACGCCGAGACCCGCACTCGCCAGATCAGCCGAAAACTGAAAAGCGTCGAGGCCTTGCCGGCAGCGGAAGCTGCCAGTGTGCTGGGTGATAGCAGCGAACTGGACGAAGACAGTTTGCCGGAAGATGAAGGCTGA
- the rhlB gene encoding ATP-dependent RNA helicase RhlB produces the protein MSTHLTDIHFSSLGLHPALLKALDDMGYDRCTPIQAATLPKLLAGHDIAGQAQTGTGKTAAFLLATFNDLLTLPEIQGRRRNEPRALIMAPTRELAIQIYNDGLKLAAQTELRLTVVYGGAGYEEQRKSIENGVDVLIGTTGRLIDYYKQGVYGLEAIDVVVLDEADRMFDLGFIADIRYLLRKMPPPADRLNMLFSATLSQRVLELGYEHMNDAEHIQVERDLVAAGNIREMLYYPSNEERIPLLLGLFDTLTPDRAIVFTNTRRAGEEVWAYLAAYGLNAGLLTGDVPQKKRIALLDELKDGKLAVLVCTDVAGRGLHIEGVSHVFNYDLPDDPEDYVHRIGRTARAGAEGDAISFASEETAINLPAIENYIEHKLPTSAITADLLREPVSPQHMIRMSPAHRENKPHRRGGPRGARPSGSRHGRR, from the coding sequence ATGAGCACACATCTTACCGATATTCATTTTTCCTCGCTTGGCCTGCACCCTGCCCTGCTGAAAGCCCTGGACGACATGGGCTACGACCGTTGCACCCCCATCCAGGCCGCGACCCTGCCCAAGCTGCTGGCTGGCCACGACATTGCCGGCCAGGCCCAGACCGGCACCGGCAAGACCGCGGCCTTCCTGCTGGCAACCTTCAACGACCTGCTGACGCTGCCGGAAATCCAGGGCCGCCGCCGCAACGAGCCGCGCGCGCTGATCATGGCGCCGACCCGGGAGCTGGCCATCCAGATCTACAACGACGGCCTGAAGCTGGCCGCCCAGACCGAGCTGCGGTTGACCGTGGTCTATGGCGGCGCCGGCTATGAAGAGCAGCGCAAGAGCATCGAGAACGGCGTCGACGTGCTGATTGGCACCACCGGCCGGTTGATCGACTACTACAAGCAGGGCGTCTACGGCCTCGAAGCCATCGACGTGGTCGTGCTCGACGAAGCCGACCGCATGTTTGATCTGGGTTTCATCGCCGACATCCGTTACCTGCTGCGGAAAATGCCGCCACCGGCCGACCGGCTCAACATGCTGTTCTCGGCCACGCTGTCGCAACGGGTGCTGGAGCTCGGTTACGAGCACATGAATGATGCCGAGCACATTCAGGTCGAACGCGATCTGGTGGCCGCCGGCAATATCCGCGAAATGCTCTACTACCCGTCCAACGAAGAGCGCATTCCGCTGTTGCTCGGCCTATTCGATACGCTGACCCCGGACCGGGCGATCGTGTTCACCAATACCCGCCGGGCTGGCGAAGAAGTCTGGGCCTATCTGGCCGCATATGGCTTGAATGCCGGTTTGCTGACCGGTGATGTGCCGCAGAAAAAACGCATCGCCCTGCTCGACGAATTGAAAGACGGCAAGCTGGCCGTGTTGGTCTGCACCGATGTGGCCGGTCGCGGCCTGCACATCGAAGGCGTCAGCCACGTGTTCAATTACGATCTGCCGGACGATCCGGAAGATTACGTCCACCGCATCGGCCGTACCGCCCGCGCTGGCGCCGAAGGCGATGCCATCAGCTTTGCCAGCGAAGAAACGGCGATCAATCTGCCGGCCATTGAAAACTACATCGAGCACAAATTGCCGACCAGCGCGATCACCGCCGATCTGCTGCGCGAGCCGGTCTCGCCGCAACACATGATCCGGATGAGCCCGGCGCATCGCGAAAACAAACCGCATCGACGCGGTGGTCCGCGCGGCGCCCGGCCGAGTGGCAGCCGCCACGGTCGTCGCTGA
- a CDS encoding tRNA1(Val) (adenine(37)-N6)-methyltransferase produces the protein MRQRKHNDWFQFKQFRVEQAHSGMRVTTHACLFGALVPVAGARRILDIGAGTGLLSLMLAQRSEAQIDAVELDAGACQDAARNFAASPWSQRLYLHAGAIQQFAPPVGDGYDCIVSNPPFFSASWRADDEARNLARHDDSLSLQSLLQLASTWLRDDGQLWLLLPVEADQRLQEAAAMAALQCCQQIDIRAKPDKPVARRIFALIKPALAKSATAEPAATPALARRELCIHDPYPAYSHEALQLLRPYYSSL, from the coding sequence ATGCGGCAACGCAAACACAACGACTGGTTCCAGTTCAAACAATTCCGGGTCGAGCAGGCGCACAGCGGCATGCGGGTGACCACCCATGCCTGTCTGTTCGGCGCGCTGGTGCCGGTGGCGGGCGCCCGCCGCATTCTGGATATCGGTGCTGGCACCGGCCTGCTCAGTCTGATGCTGGCGCAGCGCAGCGAGGCGCAAATTGACGCGGTGGAACTCGATGCCGGCGCCTGTCAGGACGCGGCGCGCAATTTCGCCGCCAGCCCGTGGTCGCAGCGGCTGTACTTGCATGCCGGCGCGATCCAGCAGTTTGCCCCGCCCGTCGGCGACGGCTATGACTGCATCGTCAGCAATCCGCCGTTTTTCAGCGCCAGTTGGCGCGCTGATGACGAGGCCCGCAATCTGGCTCGGCACGATGACAGCCTGTCCTTGCAGAGCCTGCTGCAGCTGGCCAGCACGTGGCTGCGCGATGACGGCCAGCTCTGGTTGCTGTTGCCGGTTGAAGCGGACCAGCGACTGCAAGAGGCCGCAGCAATGGCGGCGTTGCAGTGTTGCCAGCAAATCGACATCCGGGCCAAACCGGACAAACCGGTTGCCCGGCGGATTTTTGCTCTGATCAAGCCGGCACTGGCCAAGTCAGCAACGGCTGAACCGGCCGCCACGCCAGCATTGGCGCGGCGTGAGCTGTGCATCCACGACCCGTATCCGGCTTACAGTCACGAGGCCTTGCAGCTGTTGCGGCCGTATTATTCGTCACTTTGA
- a CDS encoding SRPBCC family protein: MVWLKRIAITLAALALLLLGGGFLLPSSAHVERSIVINVPQDQVFTVINSFERFNDWSPWAELDPNTRYEFAGPVTGVGAKLSWASDDASVGAGSQEIIESTPPTLVRNKLVFAGQGDAVTFMRLEALEAGTQVIWGFDSEFGNDVVGRWFGFLMFDSMLGADYEKGLRKLKTLLEQKSDTAPAEPSASPEPTAAPAQNPEPAAQATG, from the coding sequence ATGGTGTGGCTGAAACGCATTGCCATCACGCTGGCCGCGCTGGCGCTGCTGCTGCTCGGCGGCGGCTTTCTGCTGCCGTCCAGTGCGCACGTGGAACGCAGCATCGTGATCAACGTGCCGCAGGATCAGGTGTTCACCGTCATCAACAGCTTCGAGCGGTTCAATGACTGGTCACCGTGGGCCGAGCTGGATCCGAATACCCGTTATGAATTTGCCGGCCCGGTCACCGGGGTTGGCGCCAAATTGAGCTGGGCCAGCGACGACGCATCGGTCGGTGCCGGCAGTCAGGAAATCATCGAGTCGACTCCACCGACGCTGGTGCGCAACAAATTGGTGTTCGCCGGCCAGGGTGATGCCGTGACGTTTATGCGACTCGAAGCGCTGGAAGCCGGCACCCAGGTGATTTGGGGCTTCGACAGCGAGTTCGGCAATGATGTGGTCGGCCGCTGGTTTGGCTTTTTGATGTTCGACTCCATGCTGGGCGCCGATTACGAAAAAGGTTTGCGCAAGCTGAAGACCTTGCTGGAACAGAAATCCGACACCGCGCCCGCCGAACCCAGCGCCAGCCCGGAGCCGACCGCAGCACCCGCACAAAACCCTGAACCGGCTGCGCAAGCGACCGGCTGA
- the rho gene encoding transcription termination factor Rho: MNLTELKKKSAQELSDIAMTFNLEGTARQRKQDIIFAILKNHAKNGEAIYGDGVLEILPDGFGFLRSADGSYLAGPDDIYVSPSQIRRFNLHTGDTIFGQIRSPKEGERYFALLKVDHINYDKPENAKNKILFENLTPLHPNQRLRLERGNGSTEDMTARIIDLCAPIGKGQRGLIVAPPKAGKTMMLQNIAHAITANHPEVTLIVLLIDERPEEVTEMQRSVRGEVVASTFDEPATRHVQVAEMVIEKAKRLAEHKKDVVILLDSITRLARAYNTVIPSSGKVLTGGVDANALQKPKRFFGAARNIEEGGSLTIIATALVDTGSKMDEVIYEEFKGTGNMELHLDRKIAERRIWPAINFNRSGTRREELITNPVELQKMWILRKIMAPMQDIDAMEFLADKLGLTKTNDEFFDMMKRQ; the protein is encoded by the coding sequence ATGAATCTGACCGAACTCAAGAAAAAATCTGCCCAAGAACTCAGCGACATCGCCATGACCTTCAACCTCGAAGGCACGGCGCGACAGCGCAAACAAGACATCATCTTCGCCATCCTGAAGAACCACGCCAAGAACGGCGAGGCCATTTACGGCGATGGCGTGCTGGAAATCCTGCCGGACGGCTTCGGTTTTCTGCGCTCCGCTGACGGTTCCTACCTGGCCGGCCCTGACGACATTTACGTTTCGCCAAGCCAAATCCGCCGCTTCAATCTGCACACCGGCGACACCATTTTTGGCCAAATCCGCTCGCCGAAAGAAGGCGAACGCTATTTCGCGCTGCTGAAAGTTGACCACATCAACTACGACAAACCGGAAAACGCCAAGAACAAAATCCTGTTTGAGAACCTGACGCCGCTGCACCCGAACCAGCGGCTGCGGCTGGAGCGCGGCAACGGCTCCACCGAAGACATGACCGCGCGCATCATCGATTTGTGCGCGCCGATCGGCAAAGGTCAGCGCGGCCTGATCGTCGCGCCGCCGAAAGCCGGTAAAACGATGATGCTGCAGAACATCGCCCACGCCATCACCGCCAACCATCCGGAAGTGACGCTGATCGTGCTGCTGATCGACGAACGGCCGGAAGAAGTCACCGAAATGCAGCGCAGCGTGCGCGGTGAAGTGGTCGCCTCGACCTTCGACGAACCGGCCACCCGCCACGTTCAGGTCGCTGAAATGGTCATCGAAAAAGCCAAGCGGCTCGCCGAGCACAAAAAAGACGTGGTCATTCTGCTCGACTCGATCACCCGTCTGGCTCGCGCCTACAACACCGTCATTCCATCGTCCGGCAAAGTCCTGACCGGTGGTGTCGATGCCAACGCGCTGCAAAAACCGAAGCGTTTCTTCGGTGCCGCCCGCAACATCGAAGAAGGTGGCAGCCTGACCATCATCGCCACCGCGCTGGTTGATACCGGTTCGAAGATGGACGAAGTGATCTACGAAGAATTCAAAGGCACTGGCAACATGGAGTTGCATCTCGACCGCAAGATCGCCGAACGGCGCATCTGGCCGGCGATCAACTTCAACCGTTCGGGCACCCGTCGGGAAGAACTCATCACCAATCCAGTCGAGCTGCAGAAGATGTGGATTCTGCGCAAGATCATGGCGCCGATGCAGGACATCGACGCCATGGAATTCCTCGCTGACAAGCTCGGCCTGACCAAGACCAACGACGAATTCTTCGACATGATGAAGCGTCAGTAA
- the ppx gene encoding exopolyphosphatase — protein MPRSSLKDDPPRFDVVAAVDLGSNSFHMSVARVVDGGLQTIGRIKERVQLAAGLYDGKQLSEDAIQRGVDCLKVFGQRLHGMHPEAVRAVGTNTLRLAKNAPEFLQRAEEVLGFPIEVIAGKEEARLIYAGVAHTRADKERRLVIDIGGGSTEIIIGTGFNAQLLDSLQMGCVSFERKFFPGGELSKAKFKAAQTQCYLELQTIEQRYRKLGWQLAIGSSGTIISIAEILRSRHDDEYITLSRLHALRDEILEAGSVERIKLPGLSDDRRAIFAPGLAILLSCFEILGIEKMQATEAALREGLLYELVGRFSHLDVRERSIYGLVHRHQLDREQAERVRDTALSLYKQVASDWHLDEPELQALFGWAAIVHEIGLMISYGQMHKHGAYVLTHSDIDGFSQQEKQLLALLVRAHRRKFPDEEFASVPKYWRVKARRLARLLRLAALLHHRRTDEPLPKIKLDVEREILRLQFPKGWLDTHTLMRADLEQEKIYSDEAKLPFEFG, from the coding sequence ATGCCGCGCAGCAGTCTGAAGGATGATCCGCCGCGCTTTGATGTGGTTGCGGCGGTCGATCTCGGCTCCAACAGTTTTCACATGAGTGTCGCCCGCGTGGTCGACGGTGGTCTGCAGACCATCGGCCGGATCAAGGAGCGAGTGCAGCTGGCGGCCGGTCTGTACGATGGCAAGCAACTGTCCGAAGATGCCATCCAGCGTGGCGTCGATTGCCTGAAAGTGTTTGGCCAGCGTCTGCACGGCATGCATCCGGAGGCGGTGCGCGCGGTCGGCACCAACACGCTGCGGTTGGCGAAAAACGCCCCGGAATTTCTCCAGCGCGCCGAAGAAGTGCTCGGCTTCCCGATTGAAGTGATCGCCGGCAAAGAAGAAGCCCGGCTGATTTACGCCGGTGTGGCTCACACCCGCGCTGACAAGGAACGGCGGCTGGTGATCGATATCGGTGGCGGTTCCACCGAAATCATCATCGGCACCGGCTTCAACGCCCAGTTGCTTGACTCACTGCAAATGGGCTGCGTGTCGTTTGAGCGCAAATTCTTCCCCGGCGGCGAACTCAGCAAGGCCAAATTCAAGGCGGCCCAGACCCAGTGCTATCTCGAGCTGCAAACCATCGAGCAGCGTTACCGCAAACTCGGTTGGCAGCTGGCCATCGGCAGTTCCGGCACCATCATCAGCATTGCCGAGATCCTGCGCAGCCGGCACGATGACGAATACATCACGCTGTCGCGTCTGCATGCATTGCGCGATGAAATCCTCGAGGCCGGCAGCGTCGAGCGGATCAAATTGCCCGGCCTGAGCGACGATCGCCGGGCGATCTTCGCGCCGGGTCTGGCCATCCTGCTGTCCTGCTTTGAAATTCTCGGTATCGAAAAAATGCAGGCCACCGAAGCGGCCTTGCGCGAAGGCTTGCTTTACGAGCTGGTCGGCCGGTTCAGTCATCTCGATGTGCGCGAGCGCAGCATTTACGGCCTGGTGCACCGCCACCAGCTGGATCGCGAACAAGCCGAACGGGTTCGTGACACCGCCTTGTCGTTATACAAACAGGTCGCCAGCGATTGGCACTTGGACGAGCCGGAATTGCAGGCGCTGTTTGGCTGGGCGGCAATCGTTCACGAAATCGGTTTGATGATCAGCTATGGCCAGATGCACAAGCACGGCGCCTATGTGCTGACCCACAGCGATATCGACGGTTTTTCCCAGCAAGAGAAGCAGTTGCTGGCGCTGCTGGTGCGCGCCCACCGACGCAAATTCCCGGATGAGGAATTTGCCTCTGTTCCGAAATACTGGCGGGTTAAAGCACGCCGGCTGGCGCGGCTGCTACGGTTGGCTGCGCTCTTGCATCACCGCCGTACCGACGAGCCGCTGCCAAAAATCAAACTGGACGTGGAACGGGAAATCCTGCGACTGCAATTTCCGAAAGGCTGGCTGGATACCCATACGCTGATGCGCGCCGATCTGGAACAGGAAAAGATCTACAGCGACGAGGCGAAATTGCCGTTTGAGTTTGGTTGA
- a CDS encoding queuosine precursor transporter, whose product MQNQREYRYYDLVMAGFVTVLLCSNLIGPAKIAQAFGITFGAGVLFFPFSYIFGDCLTEVYGYKRARRVVWAGFGALIFASVMTQIVLAFPPAPGWPHQAAYETALGSTWRIALASLIAFWAGEFVNSYVLAKIKLWMEGRHLFVRTIGSTIAGQLIDSLLFYTLAFYGNWSTEQLLLVMASNYAIKVLWEALMTPFTYLIVGFLKKREHEDVYDRDTNFTPFSLRT is encoded by the coding sequence ATGCAGAACCAACGCGAATACCGCTACTACGACCTGGTGATGGCCGGTTTTGTCACGGTGCTGCTGTGCTCGAACCTGATCGGTCCGGCCAAGATCGCGCAGGCGTTCGGCATCACCTTTGGTGCTGGCGTGCTGTTCTTTCCGTTCTCCTACATTTTCGGGGACTGCCTGACCGAAGTGTATGGCTACAAGCGCGCCCGGCGCGTGGTCTGGGCCGGTTTCGGGGCGTTGATTTTTGCTTCGGTGATGACCCAGATTGTGCTGGCGTTTCCGCCGGCACCGGGCTGGCCACATCAGGCCGCGTATGAAACAGCGCTCGGATCAACGTGGCGCATTGCGCTGGCCTCGCTGATTGCGTTCTGGGCTGGCGAGTTCGTCAATTCCTATGTGCTGGCCAAAATCAAACTGTGGATGGAAGGCCGGCATCTGTTTGTCCGCACCATCGGCTCAACCATTGCCGGCCAGCTGATTGATTCGCTGCTGTTCTACACACTGGCGTTTTATGGCAACTGGAGCACCGAACAATTGCTGCTGGTCATGGCCAGCAACTACGCCATCAAGGTGCTGTGGGAGGCGCTGATGACGCCCTTCACCTATCTGATCGTCGGCTTCCTGAAAAAGCGCGAGCACGAGGATGTCTACGATCGTGACACCAATTTCACCCCGTTCTCGCTGCGCACCTGA
- the mprF gene encoding bifunctional lysylphosphatidylglycerol flippase/synthetase MprF, with amino-acid sequence MRWRTLLGALISLGLLVFAISFLVRIAQQYKYEEIVAHLHDLPWWQIGMALASTVASYLLLTCYDGLAVMYLRRKLHYRRIALASFVGYTFSHNLGFALLTGSSVRYRLYSMWGLKPAEIAQLVMFCSITFFLGLFAMGGIALLYAPPTLPAEMLAEHAWAAQLGDALFEVMAWIGIGCALAYLAIPLFWRRPLLIRGVEIRFPGFGLSLGQLLIAGIDWVLACSVLYALLPPDTRPDFLHVLTIFMAGNILGVMLHVPGGIGVFEAVVTALLSPIVPTPQLLGALVAYRVTYYLLPFVTALLLFGGHEVFRVLKRAGEGLQPASRSLMASILALAVFLGGAILLFSGATPTGAKRLLTLTELLPLWLLEATHFLAALAAVSLLLLARSLLRHSRNGFELATKILPLAAILAVAKGLQYEVAIFLLLIWLALLPSGIHFTRRRSVSRSPFGNAWLVAIGSVIAISIWLTYFSYRHIPTDLEPWWQVALQNEQARSLRALLTIPLGFVLLALARVFRPARRVPIAAATAEQIRAIVHGSAQALSQLALLGDKRFVVSTDRSALLMYVAQDRSLVALGDPMGADDEYEELLWQFRELCDQHRARPVVFMARPDALPRYFDLGLIPHKLGEEAVLNLDDSRHLNPAVTALHHSVASSGLRVQVLSAREVAAWLPQMKEVSDEWLASRATGERGFAVGHFDANYLMQLPHALVFRTEPGRSEPGRGEQLVAFASLLCSGQHNELAIDLLRHRSDLPADWVTWLYVELMQWAKQQNYRRFCLGLVPVQDWTDHPLAALWSRIGRTLFLHSRSVEKPEEVRHFKQQFEPHWEERYLMAPGSVPLSQVLSDVSDLMLRDAQRVE; translated from the coding sequence ATGCGTTGGCGCACCCTGCTTGGAGCTTTGATCAGTCTCGGTCTGCTCGTCTTTGCAATCAGTTTTCTGGTGCGCATCGCCCAGCAATACAAGTACGAAGAAATCGTCGCCCATCTGCACGATCTGCCGTGGTGGCAGATCGGCATGGCATTGGCCTCGACGGTCGCCAGCTATCTGCTGCTGACCTGCTACGACGGCCTCGCTGTGATGTATCTGCGGCGCAAATTGCATTACCGGCGCATCGCGCTCGCCTCCTTTGTCGGTTACACCTTCAGCCACAATCTCGGTTTCGCGCTGCTGACCGGCTCCAGCGTGCGCTACCGGCTGTATTCGATGTGGGGCTTGAAGCCGGCCGAAATCGCCCAGCTGGTGATGTTCTGCAGCATCACGTTTTTTCTCGGCCTGTTTGCCATGGGCGGCATCGCGCTGCTGTACGCGCCGCCAACGCTGCCGGCCGAAATGCTGGCCGAACACGCCTGGGCGGCTCAGCTGGGTGATGCGCTGTTTGAAGTGATGGCATGGATTGGCATTGGCTGCGCACTGGCGTATCTGGCGATTCCGCTGTTCTGGCGGCGGCCGCTGCTGATCCGTGGTGTCGAAATCCGCTTTCCCGGTTTTGGTTTGTCACTCGGCCAGCTGCTGATTGCCGGAATCGACTGGGTGCTCGCCTGCAGCGTGCTGTATGCCTTGTTGCCGCCCGATACCCGGCCGGATTTTCTGCATGTGCTGACCATTTTCATGGCCGGCAATATTCTCGGCGTCATGCTGCATGTGCCGGGCGGTATCGGCGTGTTCGAGGCGGTGGTCACCGCGCTGCTGAGCCCGATCGTGCCGACGCCGCAATTGCTCGGCGCGTTGGTCGCCTATCGCGTCACCTATTATCTGCTGCCGTTTGTCACCGCGCTGCTGCTGTTCGGTGGTCATGAAGTGTTCCGGGTGCTGAAGCGCGCCGGCGAAGGTCTGCAGCCGGCCTCGCGCAGTTTGATGGCGTCCATTCTGGCGCTGGCGGTGTTTCTCGGCGGCGCCATTTTGCTGTTCTCCGGCGCGACCCCGACCGGTGCCAAGCGGCTGCTGACCTTGACCGAGCTGTTGCCGCTGTGGCTGCTCGAAGCCACTCACTTTCTCGCCGCGCTGGCGGCGGTATCGTTGCTGCTGCTGGCGCGCAGCCTGCTCCGGCACAGCCGCAACGGCTTCGAACTGGCAACCAAGATTTTGCCGCTCGCTGCCATACTCGCCGTCGCCAAAGGTTTGCAATATGAAGTGGCGATTTTCCTGTTGCTGATTTGGCTGGCGCTGCTGCCTTCCGGCATTCACTTCACCCGTCGCCGTTCGGTTTCGCGCTCGCCGTTTGGCAATGCCTGGCTGGTCGCCATTGGCAGCGTCATTGCGATCAGCATCTGGCTGACCTATTTCTCGTACCGACACATCCCGACCGATCTGGAGCCGTGGTGGCAAGTCGCCTTGCAAAACGAACAGGCGCGCAGCCTGCGGGCACTGCTGACGATACCGCTCGGTTTTGTTCTGCTGGCATTGGCGCGGGTGTTCCGACCGGCGCGGCGCGTGCCCATTGCCGCCGCCACCGCCGAACAGATCCGCGCCATCGTGCATGGCAGCGCCCAGGCGCTGTCGCAATTGGCGCTGCTCGGCGACAAGCGTTTTGTGGTCAGCACCGATCGCAGCGCGCTGCTGATGTACGTTGCTCAGGATCGCAGCCTGGTTGCGCTCGGCGACCCGATGGGCGCTGACGACGAATACGAAGAATTACTCTGGCAATTCCGCGAACTCTGCGATCAGCACCGGGCACGACCAGTGGTGTTCATGGCCCGGCCGGATGCGCTACCGCGTTATTTTGATCTCGGTCTCATTCCGCACAAACTCGGCGAAGAGGCCGTGCTGAATCTGGACGACAGTCGGCACCTGAATCCGGCCGTGACCGCATTGCATCACAGCGTTGCCAGCAGTGGCCTGCGGGTGCAGGTATTGAGTGCGCGCGAAGTCGCGGCCTGGCTGCCGCAAATGAAAGAAGTGTCGGACGAATGGCTGGCCAGCCGTGCCACCGGCGAGCGCGGTTTTGCGGTCGGTCACTTCGACGCCAATTACCTGATGCAACTGCCGCACGCGCTGGTTTTCCGCACAGAGCCTGGCCGTAGCGAGCCGGGTCGTGGCGAGCAACTCGTGGCCTTCGCGTCCTTGCTGTGCAGCGGCCAGCACAACGAACTCGCCATTGATCTGCTGCGTCATCGCAGCGACTTGCCGGCTGACTGGGTCACCTGGCTGTATGTCGAATTGATGCAGTGGGCCAAACAGCAAAACTATCGCCGGTTCTGCCTCGGTCTGGTGCCGGTCCAGGATTGGACCGATCACCCGCTGGCCGCGCTGTGGAGCCGCATCGGCCGGACCCTGTTCCTGCATAGCCGCAGTGTCGAAAAGCCGGAAGAAGTGCGTCACTTCAAACAGCAATTCGAACCGCACTGGGAAGAGCGTTATTTGATGGCGCCGGGCAGCGTGCCACTGTCACAGGTGCTGTCTGATGTCAGCGATTTGATGCTGCGGGATGCCCAGCGGGTGGAATAG